The Thunnus maccoyii chromosome 12, fThuMac1.1, whole genome shotgun sequence genomic interval TTGACTTAGGTGATGTATACAGGTAAGTGACAGGGTACAGTGATAGATAAGTaattaaaggaccataccaaTGGTTTTGAGTGTTCTTGCCCACATTGGGTAATATTTTAAAGGTTATCTAGGCTACCTACCGTAGAGGCTGATGGTAGCTCATCATCCCGACAGGTGGTTGGGTCCTCCAGCATTGGGGTGAAGCGGAGGACGGTTGTTGacttgttgacatgttgacttCTTCTGCACCCAGATCTTCCATGCTGAAAGTTGTTGCAGCGTGTGAGGGTCGCGTGGCATGTGGGAGTGGCATGGTGGGTAAGGGTGGCACAGTGGGTGAGGATGGCATGGTACGTGAGGGTGGCACTGCATGTGAGGGTGGCATGGCGTGTGAGGGTGGTACAGCATGTAAGGGTGGCAATGTGTGTGAGGGTGGCATGGTACATGAGGGTAGCACAGAATGTGTGAGTGGCACAGCGGGTGAGGATGGTATGGCACATGAGGGTGGCACAGCATGTGATGGCAGCAAATGACTTTGTGGTGATACTTGGAGCATAGACCTCAGCAGGGACAATGTTTTGTTCAGGGGAAACATTCCCGTTCCACTGAGGCCAGCCTGAAAAGAGCCTTGTCGGCTGGCTGCAGAACATATGTTATGTGGGATGGATCACATATGACGTAAACATTGTTTTTCGTCAGCTGGAGGAAAAGCATGTTATAGACATGGCTGCTGTGGCCATCAACTAGGAGGACATGAGGTCTGAGGTTGTTCTTCAGCAACTCTGCCACGAACAGCTTACCCCACTCAATGAAGTGCTTGCTGTTTATCCAGCCATTCTCTGAGACACTGGCAATCATATGACGTGGGCACTCATACATCCATTCCATCCTCAGCTCTTTTCCTTTGCAAATGACAAGTTATTATTACACCCATTATTTCCACACACTGTTTCCCCACTTCCCAAACCACTCACGTGACGCAGAACTGGTCTTGTAGTCCCGATTCGTCGCAGTTCCACAGATGTGAAGGAACGTCCATGATATTTAGCTCTGTGAGCAGAGCTTCATACTCCTCAAACCATTTTCCCACCACCTCTGGATTCAGGCCTGCAGCCCTTGCTGCAGACAGTGCCCGAGTTTTTTGATCCTCAGCTATTTGTGATGTTTCATAAAATTGTTAAACCAGTTGTACCTGGCTGAACCCTTGGCTTCTGAAAAGCATTTAATGCCATTGGTTTTGGCAAAGCTAAAGCCAAGCTGTTGAATATCTTTCTTGCCCAGGGGGAAACCAAGCCACTTTGGAGCCACTTATCTTCCCATTGACCCTTCTTTCCAAAGTAGACTTTGGCACATTCCATGCCCTTGCTAAGATTCTTAGTTTGGTATTCTGCCTTGCCTCCACTGCCTCCCTATATTCTTTAATGGCACCCTCCATCATGTCCCCTCTCCACTGATTGTATTTTACCTTgacattctctctctgtcttttcttccctgtctctctccttgGTGCCATGTCTGTAATAAATAGTTTCACAAAATGTTAGTTTTAGGCTACTAAACTTTTCAGAGCTAGCTAACTCTGATCAACTGTTATTACTACATTAGCTTAGACTAATGTACATTAGCCTAGTGTATTGTGTATCTGTGCAAGGCAAAATGTGTGACAAGGtcaaaataatacaagaaaatGCCTATAATAACTGATTACACACAATCTTATTGCAAATATTAACACTCAAACAAGTGTCCCAATTAAGCTTAAATTCTTGTCCAAACAGTGTTTGATAAAATGGGCGAGTGCTTCAAATGCTTATTTatgaaaaaacaatgtatattCAGCAAATATGTCTATTAAAATTATAACACTTCATAAAACACTTCATCATAATACAGTGCTGCAGATTGTTAAATAGTCTGTTTTTGGTTTAGCACCCATATTATGCAAAAGTAAAATTCGATATATCACAGTGCTTCCCAAACAATTTGCCTGACTTGACGTCCTGCATGGTTTTGCCACACACTTCCTGGGTACCACAGACCaatcaaaataattgttttatgttAAGTAGTGTTGTCGCAACATTTCAAAGACCTTTTCGATGACTGGCTGCTAATATTTAAAGAGCACAGTGCCTCAAAGCTCATATGTCCCATTGTACCTGATGTCCTTATTTACCTGAGATCACCCTATCTTATGAAAGGAATGGTTAACTAGCTTTAACATTAGTTTTCATGAggatttatttcagttaattcTAATATACAACTTCAAATGAAAGCAAGACTTGTACTCCAGTACTCTGGGTTTATATAACTACATTGCAGCAACATGTGACAGAAGATAAATTAGTTTAAAATTAATCTGTAGGAAACTGCAAAGCTGGTAACTCTGATGTTCAAAACAATAATgctcaaaaacataaaatatgataagCATATCACATTACAGACCAAGCTGGTGTacataaaaaaactgaaaatacatgaCAAATATTGAAGCTCTGGAAgttgagtcaaaataaatacaaacttttAATTAATCTTTCATGACTTGCTTTGTGACTCATGATGTCTGCTGGTACCAAGATGTGCAGCTGATGTTGTGTTCACATTAAATGAGAATAATTAGtcaacaacacagagagagagaaatgtctAGCAAGTCAGCGCATCATTCTGTTCAAAATGCCACAAAGTTACTTGTAtgaaaatagtttgttttgttcatttcaagTGATAATTTCATTCTCTACAAGTTTTTTTCCATGTTAGCAACAGAGAGTGCAAAAATGACAGCAAGATGACGAAGGATGGATGACTGGCGGCTTGGTGGTATAACTGTTTGATTCCAGCAGGGGAACTTTGTTGCCATACCCCTCTATCCCACTGTGAGCTGGCAAAATACCAAGAAGTAATTCTGAAGGCAGGGAAGGATGTGTTTGAGCCATCAAGCCCAACACCAGTGCTGCCAACAGACCACAGCACTGTGACTATGCGCATCAGTGAACTGGCAGTCTCACTGGAAAATTCATTGGTtcaatttatttacaaaattcCCCATGGCTCCAGATAATATCTGtcaaaaatgtgacaaataaaatcagcttCCCATAACTCATCAGGTCTGCCCGTCACATCCTGTCGCAATGTTCAAACCTTGTTTGGTCACATCTCACTCCAGTTAACTGCTTGCAGTGAGCTGAAaaagactctctctctcagaaatAAATAAGTTCCCTATCAATGACACATGCTTGTTACAGTTGCTTTAGTGATGTCCTTGTTATTGATGGtggtatgtttttaatgttgtagtcTGCAAGCCGAGGTTATTCCTGCTCTAACATTAAACATCACAATTTTTATGCTTTATGTTGCCTTCTGCAGACTCTTACCCTTTTTGTATATccattttgtatatttatgtcaTTCCTTCAAACTTCCCATCAAGGTTATTGGTGTCCAATCCCAGTGAGACCTAGAAGCTGACCTGACAGATGTTTGCAAGTGCAACCCTCATGCAATATCTACCATCTTTAATATGAAAAGAATCCAGCATGAGTGAGAGTGCTCTGCTTCTTCCCTTTTACAGTTAAAAGCAGGAGTTCCAACTTCAAGGCCAGGTAAAGTACAACACTACCCGCCAGTAATGTTAAGAAGCCTATTTCTCTCACTCAGGCATCTATCAAAAATGTGTAGGCTACTATTTCAATAATAAATGCACAACCAATACACAGCAGTAAATACAGGCAATTCAGAACTACCTTTGACGACCCTGTTGTCACTGCACAGGGAGTAAAGGagagatatttttttgttgcatcTAGGAAATTAATTAACACTAAGGCTGTACCAGTGGTAAGCTGGCTGCAACATACTGAGTTCAATCGCTGATGCCAAAGAAAGGATGTGTGCCTACCTGAACCCAGGTCAGTTCCACTCATCTCCTACGGTGTCATCTCACTCAAGCTGGGCGGTGTGAGCTAGGCCCAGTGTTGCCGGCCATGCACTGATGGCTCACAGCATGATGTTGGgttcagttttctttatttcaaaaATTCTCTCCCCTGGAGACCTAACACATTGTTGCAGTAATTCGCTAAATCTGATGCTTAAGGAAAATTGCCTACTTAAAATCCCACTGAAATCACAATGCAATCCAAAAtaatttgtctattttttatCAGTAAAAGGAAGACAAGCAGTCCTATGAGAAATGGTCCTTTTCATCTCAGCAGGCTGAAGGGGTGTATTGacgtctgtgtttgattgacaacagCAGACAGCCTGAGCTCTGGCAGCAGAATGAGACCTGCAGTAACAAACTTGTGCTGTAGCTTACAAGCCATGGCACAGTGTGTGAAGACTGCAACTGAATCTAAATAGCTTTTGACATTTGAAGGTAAGTTTACATGCTGTTCAATGTTCTGCAGCTGAACAGCTAATTCAAACAAACACGTTTGTTTGGTGACATTCAAGAAGCTAAGGTGCAGACCGAGATGTGGGTTCATATtagtaagttagataagaaaaAGACTGGTGAGAAAGCTAATGTTTGTTGTTAAGAGTCTCTGGCTCTTGTGCTGTGTAGCAGTTTTAGTACCTAAAACAAAGAGACTGGTGGAAAATAAGGAGTGGAGATACTGGTGTGTTTCGAGGTGTCACTCACCACCAGCAAACAGCTAATGTTTGTGCAGTTGGTAAATTGTCTGTTTGGGGTGAATGACATGAAAATTCACTTTGCATTCTGTCTGAATACACCTTTCAAGTAGTAAATTGGCTTGGAGGCAACATGATGATGCAAGGACTTTACAACAAACCTTATACTTTTTTCAAGACAGTTTGCCATTTGCTATCAACTTAATTTAAGGCACAAATTTATGTTAAGTTACAATAAACTGTTTATTCTGTAAAAATaagacacagaaagaaacatgaATTGATCTAAATTCAGGTGATTTAACTAACTTTAGCCAAAGCAACATAGAAACTTTTTCCAAAAACTagtttaaaaagacaaaaacaacaactacaataaaaaatagaaagGCATGATACAGTACAGTGccatttatttaatatttaagtaGCTTTGAAGCACagtgaatttgaaaaaaaggacaaaattgGTGACAGGAAAAGTATTCATCAAGAATAATGTGGgacagcatatactgtatatgagtaGATAATTTTCACTGGTTCCTTCCATTTTCTGTTTAACACATAGCAGTGGGCCTATTGCTGAGAGGAACATGTTGATCATGCTGTGTGAACATGCTGGCCTGGCTGCAGgcttatttttaaatcactatAGGTCTATACTGTAGCTCTTTGTATTAAACAGATCCTCCCTGTGGGATTTAAATAGTGCTTGATGACAGTGAATGACCTGACAACCTTTTAAGGCTATTAAGTGTTAAGTGTTCGTTCTTGCTGTTACATTCAAAGAATCAGTACCGTCTCAAAAAGTCCATCTAGACAGTGAGTCTAGTTCCTCCATTATAATAACCATCTCCTGAATCCCTTAGATATTCATTTCCTCTCAGTATCCATTCTACCCACTGCTGTTCTTAGCTGCCTGATCTCACAGTGCTTGATAGAGTACCAGAAGCCTCCAGACACGTTGAGgctacagtaaacacactgaatgGAAGTGGGAAGAATCCTCTCAATGGGCCTGCTGAGCATGACTTATATTTTAAGCTTTCACTAATCTGCAGACTTAATTAACTCTCATCAGGACATCAGAGCTTGCTAGTGCCTTGCACTGTGTGAGAGGATCACAGCgcagacagatgacagataaGTGCTCTCATTAGCCACCAAGACAGTATTGACGAAAAATTGCCTGCTCCTCGCTAATGGAAACACTCCGGTCTGTCATTAGAATGTGCAGCGGTGCAGAGATGTCAGGGGGTCAAGAGGTAACCAAGGCAAGATTTATGGCTGCCAATATGATGACACTTGCAAGGTCATGCATCATGTATACGTCACACGCCTGCCATCCACAGATCTAAATAATGACACCAATGgaattttattactttttgcCATCCAATTAAATCTAACACTTTGTAGATGAAGCATGTCTTTAACATTAGCATGTGAGAATTGATTGTTCATGTGTAAATGTTTTGCCCAACTAGTACTTAAAGTCAGACTGAAATTGAATTCTTGCTGAAAGAGcatatatatttgttgtttattttaaccaaatcataatttccaaaattagaaatttaagttttatcatttttctgcAATGACGGCTGCCCCTTCGTTAGTGTTTTCCAAGGTAAAGGAGCTTTTGTTACAACTGATGAATTTGGTAATTTGATTTTGTGCTATGTCTTTGTGCTTTGTAAAATAGTACGTAATATAACTTCAGTTCCAACAGACATACAGTTCACCAGCTGGGTGGCTGACAGAGTTACCCTTGCTTACACCCCGTTATTTCAGCCCTGCATGTTTCTCCATGACTCCATACATTACTGCGTGACTCTGTACATCACTCTCTGTCGGGATTTAAATCACAGGGTAAGGCATGCAGTGAGGTTACAGGACTATGTTGCTAAGTGAGTTTTGACAGTCTGGTCATTTGTCAACACCCCAACAGGACTCATGAAAGACAGACAGTTAATGCTAGCTAGAACCAGGGTGGGAAATTAGCACCAGCTGGTagatttcagacacaaaataatacTTTACTATTGAGTGGCCAGTAGatgttcacatttgaaaaagttAATTTCCCACCCTAGCTAGAACCCTCCCTCCTTTGTATAAAGTGGGATGGAcaacactgagtgtgtgtgagctgccgatgactcagcaggtgttgaaataacatgaatgaaaaaGTAACGAGTAGTGCAAATAGGTGTTTACGTTAGCAAGCTTGGCTGCGTAGTTTCCTCTTTTTGAAGGGAATCTAGTTAGCCTATGCTTGCTAGTTTCCACTGTATCAATCTATACAAACTTAAACACAATGGGACCTCCCAGGTGCTGAATGTTGTTAAGGGACAGACATCTTAAATTGCGTACATATCGACTGATAATATTGAATCAACATTTATGGCTGTACAGGGCTACGACATCCCCCTATAAATTCTCCTGTCAGTAGGGGAGAACTGAGTTGAAAGTAAtacttttcagttttgttaaagacagaaacaaatttTCATTGTACTTAACAACTCACATGTGTGTTCTATCAATACCAGGTGCTATTTTGTACAAATTTGTAATGACTTTGGTATAATTTGACTTTGAACGGAAGTTGCACATTGTTACTTTCGACACCGTCAGTCAGGACAAAATTAACACATAGGTGGGTTAAAAGTAACGCAACGGTATATACTTGAACTGTTTacattattcttgtttttattaaaaatgtctgacaaTGCCCTTAATTAATATGTAATTGCAAACATACTATGTCCTTTATCTTAATAAAAAAGCATTCAATTTCATATTTAGAACATAGGGCCTAACAATCAATGATAAGcatttggattttttattttttaaacttatgTAGATCAGCCAACTAACACATTGCATTTTCTTAAATTCCTGTTTGGAATCTTATTGAATGATTTATAGTtaaatatactatattatatagTATAATTATAGTGAAAGAAATGCTCATTGTTACTGTAGATAGATGAAAGAAACACCTGTTACAATCGTCTTGACAATGACTCCTGACTTGCTTCTATACTGAAAAGCGCTGACATGGCAAACTTCAAGATGTATCAAAGTACTAAATAATCTATCAGATGATCATGACTATGACTATgacacatgaaacaataaacacaacttgtcattaaaaaaaattaccagTTGAGTGAATTTATTTACCTTGATTGAAAACAGCTTTTCTGGTAGAACACTATGAAAGTATGACGTATCCACACAATTTTTCGCAATTCTGGGAAGTGTTGTGGGCTGTATGTGCTGATGCAGTTGTGCATATCAGACTTGTGTGAGGTCGGAGAAAATTGCAGTGTTAAGCCTAAGATATACTTGCTTTTAACTACGCGTTCACGAGTGCATGATGGCTGCCTTGCATATCCTGCGGCCATTTAGAGCACTGGTTGTACACGTCGTCAGAAAATTTACTACCACGTGTCTGAAAGATGCAATACACACACGAATGGTAGGAGCAGTGTAGGGGCAGTATGGCGATGTGACAGGATCAGAGGTCAGTAGGCAtgaaagcagcaacaacaatggCGGAAAGTTTTGGAGACAAGTTAATAGACCAATTCCACAATTACCCGCATCTCTACGATGTGTCATTGCTGCTGCACTGTGATAAATATGCTTGTCAGACATGCTTTTTCTGCTGTGACCTCAGAATTAACAAAATAGTAACCTCCTTGAGTGTCGccatgtttattgtttatgtcATGCAAATCCAGAAGAAAAGTACATAGGCAAGTATGTACACGAGCACGTGGTTAAAAAGCAAGTATATCTCCAGCCTTACTTTTGTCCCGTGTTACTTTCAACCCAGTTCTCCCCTAGTGCACCCTAGTgtgtatcccccccccccccaaggtTGACTCTCAAATATCAGTTAACCATTATCAAGGTGAAACACCCACCCAGAGGCTTGAAGCTTAATTTAAATGCAGTTTCCAGAAAATatgtctaaaaatgtttttatcagctgtttttaaaaaaaaggaagataatgCATAATAGCAGCAATATCATGATAGTTTATATTTCCATGAACAAAAAGGTcaaatgaggttttttttcaaGCTTAGATCGtgtttcagattaaaattttaaGCCATCGCCATTTTAGCTGCAAAACAAACTATATTCAGGGATGTTTAAGTGATTCTAACTTCCCAATAAATTTAAATCACTGCTTTACATCTGCCCATTTAATAGCCTGACAACAAAAAATCCAATTACTCGTCTACAGCCAATTTGTCAAACAAAGCCCCTGACCACTGCAAGTACATGACATGCCCTTTACATTGTGATATTAAACCACTCTGTTTGCAGATGGGCTCCACTTGTTAAGAAGTAATTTTCCCACGTAGTCATCTTGTGACGTGATCCTTTCTGTCAAATCCTTATTTAATAAGCACTTCTCCGCATACAAGCCCAGAACAAAATTAGTCAGCTTCTATTTATGCTTGTCATAAGTCAAGGAGGCCTCTTTTCACAATGTTATTGAGATGACACTGAATTTAGTTTATGTTGCAACCAAGTGCTTTACAGGGAGCTTTACAGGGAGGCAGGCATGGCGCTCTGTGTCCCCTGTGTTTTTGCTCTGTCAGGCAGCTTAGAAATAGGTTTGCAAGGCTGTATTTCTTGTAATCTACAAGATGCAATGTAAAGATGTCATATGAAGGCTTCTGGAAACAGGCAACATTCTTTTCATAGTTCATACATCATGCACATGCTGTATGTCATACTTATCAGGCGCGCTTTTATTGTGGATTGGGGACGGTTGTTTAAAGGCTCCATGGGGAATCTGTTTTATGTGTGCTTGGTTGGGTCATGTCAGTCAGTGTGGGCTCAGCAGACATCCTTTAGTGCCTGAAAAAGGCTGTTAAGATTGCAGGTTTCAGGTCCCATGTGGGAGCTCTGAAAAGGTTCAGTGACCTGGTTTTGTAAATGATAATGTGCACATTGATATACAGAGGACctgctttgttttgctgtaaaatTTTCTCTTAAATCATCCCAGACTTGCAGCTCTCCTCTTCAAGCTTCTCACAACCAGGACAGTGAGTTGCTTAGTGACTCTGGCATTGCGATGAGCAATATAAAccttgtgtttttatggcatgtAATGCATTCTGTTTATGATACACTGTTATCTATCTGAGAGGCCCCACGCACTGTTCCCTAGAgcctttttatacatttactgtaatgttGTGAAGAGGATGTGGGTATAACCACATAAGCATCTAAGCATACATAATAGTATGTGTACACAAAGCATGCTGTGACtcatgtatttgtatgtgtcttGTGATGGCAAATATGAATAGTATGTCACGGGGGTACTATATGTGAGTGAGCACAGTTGTGTGTATTAACTTTTACTGAgtcagtctgtgtgtcagaGTTTGGTGAGTAAGTGAGTGTGCAGGAGGCTGAGGGTGTGGTAGGCATGGGGGAGGAGCAGGAGCAATACGCCAGCACTGTACAGGTTTTTTTCCCAAATGCTTATGAAAGAAGGAAGGCAGCAGAGCTCGGAGCTGACGTACTGCCGGACGTGACAGCAGGAAATACAGTGGCGGGTTCCAGCATGGTGCTAGACACACCAGCAAAATGGCCATCAAGGATGCGACCTCCCATAGCAGGGACACCCTTGTCTCTGTTTCCACACTTGGCACAGTTGAAGTGACTGGCAAATACAATGGAGACAAATTGGAGAAGCTAATGGGAGAAGCTGCAGAGCTAACATAGGGTGACATAACATTCACAAACTCAAGTGCATAATATGGCAACCAGCTAATAGCAAAAACCAGTGTTGAGGCAATCAGCAGAGCGGTAGCTTTTTTGTTGCGTCTGTCAGCAGCCAGAGTGCCCCTGCAGCCATGGAGATGGGAGATGATGAGGCCGCAGTTGATGGCAATACAGAGGAGAGGGGCCACATAATAAACCAGGAAGGCAGGAACCAGGAAGAACAGCCACTCATCTCTGCCTACTAACCATGTGCAACCACCATCAAAGTTGATGTAGGTGACCTTTGGTAACGCCATGGTTACTGAGACCAGCCAAATGGCTACTACAGTGCATAACCtgtgggagagggagagaaagaacagTAGGTTTATTTGTTGTGCAAGTGGGTTGTATTTGCCGATAGAAATAGATCATTTGCACAGTATAAGACAGCATGTACCAGGGTCTGctgatgtaaatctttaaacaCAGGTCAGAACAatacagtttcatttttcaaaggATGACTCGTTTCTGAAAAGCTTTGTAGTTATGTacttaagatttaaaaaaaatgttacttaaagAGGGGTAAATGCAGTGCAAATGTTGGGGACAACTTTTGGCCTtgtattaatacacatttggtgcactAGTGAGTATTAATGGGACTGTGATGGATACTAGAATCTATCcaatgttggttttgttttgtgcttcagtgggatttgttgataatacaaaatatttatattgcCAGTTTTATCCTGTAAGACTTTCTCAAACCCGCTAAGTGATACTCACACTTGCGTCAGACTAGCAGCTAGTCTCGTCCGTGGCATAACGATACGATACCTCAGCGCTGACAAAGCCGCCAGACTGAAGATTTCCACTCCCACTGTTATGGAAGTCATGAATCCCAGAAAGACGCAGGTCCCGCCTCCAAGCTCCCAGTTCTGGAAACTAGCACTTAGAAGCACACAGGGTAAGGTGAGCAGGGCGCCCAGGTCCGCCAGGCTGAGGTTGAGGAGCAGGACGGAGCTTGGTTTGGAGCGGCTCCGGGGGTTCCTAACCAGCACCAGCCACAGCAGGAGGTGACCCCCAACCCCCACTAGAAGAGAGACCAGGCTGACCATGGGCAGTACCACGGAAAAGGAGatggtggtgttggtggagaCGACGTTGAAAAGGAGGTTGACTATGGCAGGCATGGTGAACGTGAGACTCAGTGCAGTACAAGGTGTTTCTCTGGAAGAGCAATGACAGACAGATTTAGAGATGGAGGCTAGTTGAGCaaatggaagaaagaaagagaagatggTGTATAAGGACTTCAAGAAATTGAAGTAATTCTACAAAATAGGATTG includes:
- the si:ch211-119o8.4 gene encoding galanin receptor type 1 isoform X1, encoding MCPPRETPCTALSLTFTMPAIVNLLFNVVSTNTTISFSVVLPMVSLVSLLVGVGGHLLLWLVLVRNPRSRSKPSSVLLLNLSLADLGALLTLPCVLLSASFQNWELGGGTCVFLGFMTSITVGVEIFSLAALSALRYRIVMPRTRLAASLTQVLCTVVAIWLVSVTMALPKVTYINFDGGCTWLVGRDEWLFFLVPAFLVYYVAPLLCIAINCGLIISHLHGCRGTLAADRRNKKATALLIASTLVFAISWLPYYALEFVNVMSPYVSSAASPISFSNLSPLYLPVTSTVPSVETETRVSLLWEVASLMAILLVCLAPCWNPPLYFLLSRPAVRQLRALLPSFFHKHLGKKPVQCWRIAPAPPPCLPHPQPPAHSLTHQTLTHRLTQ
- the si:ch211-119o8.4 gene encoding somatostatin receptor type 3 isoform X2 yields the protein MPAIVNLLFNVVSTNTTISFSVVLPMVSLVSLLVGVGGHLLLWLVLVRNPRSRSKPSSVLLLNLSLADLGALLTLPCVLLSASFQNWELGGGTCVFLGFMTSITVGVEIFSLAALSALRYRIVMPRTRLAASLTQVLCTVVAIWLVSVTMALPKVTYINFDGGCTWLVGRDEWLFFLVPAFLVYYVAPLLCIAINCGLIISHLHGCRGTLAADRRNKKATALLIASTLVFAISWLPYYALEFVNVMSPYVSSAASPISFSNLSPLYLPVTSTVPSVETETRVSLLWEVASLMAILLVCLAPCWNPPLYFLLSRPAVRQLRALLPSFFHKHLGKKPVQCWRIAPAPPPCLPHPQPPAHSLTHQTLTHRLTQ